In Opitutaceae bacterium TAV5, one genomic interval encodes:
- a CDS encoding response regulator receiver — MKTGQGDKPVAGRACVPAAPLRLLHVESHWLSRKVLWWLMKDVPCGWTHAGSAGEAVALAVPQDGAAAPFDVIIVDHEQTEDDSGLRVVRALREAGHDGPVIAVTVDEITDIEKKRYADLAALLLFLSPGNVDALKTAVAGVVADRTDPRQEGRGDSGENQ, encoded by the coding sequence ATGAAAACCGGCCAGGGTGACAAACCTGTTGCGGGCCGGGCATGCGTTCCGGCGGCGCCGCTGCGGCTGCTCCATGTGGAATCACACTGGTTGTCGCGCAAGGTGCTGTGGTGGCTGATGAAAGACGTGCCCTGCGGGTGGACGCATGCGGGCAGCGCGGGCGAGGCGGTGGCGCTGGCCGTGCCGCAGGACGGGGCGGCGGCGCCTTTCGATGTCATCATTGTCGATCACGAGCAGACGGAAGACGATTCCGGGCTGCGCGTCGTGCGGGCGTTGCGCGAGGCCGGCCATGACGGACCGGTGATTGCGGTCACGGTGGATGAAATCACGGACATCGAAAAAAAACGTTACGCCGACCTGGCCGCATTGCTCCTGTTCCTGTCACCCGGAAACGTGGACGCGCTGAAAACCGCGGTCGCCGGAGTCGTGGCGGACAGGACGGATCCCCGGCAGGAGGGGAGGGGAGATAGCGGAGAAAACCAATGA
- a CDS encoding ABC transporter ATP-binding protein gives MEILWTYLKPYRWLIFLSLLLAGLAQVLSLVDPIIFGKIIDEYALQQDTRTQEELISGALTLLALAVAVALGARLAKAIQEYVVRLVVQKFGMQIFNDGLRQTLRLSYREFMSQRSGETLSILQKVRTDTERFINAFINILFSSLVGVGFLVWYSITRHWALVPVFVIGILVLGGLTGLLSSKIKALQRSINRETNKMSGVITESLRNIELVKSLGLTFQEIRRLREHTRQIFSLEMTKVRRVRTLSFMQGATLSLLKQSILFILLWLIFRKLLAPGELIAMQAITAQIFMPLQDLGNIILFYREADASLQTYDALMHRPVETNPETPIETGPIQHLRFEQVIFRHQGSGTNAIDNISLEAKAGDTIAFVGPSGSGKSTLVKLLVGLYKPVEGQIYYNGISTQDIRFNPVRRQFGLVTQETQLFSGTLRDNLSFVKPDATEAEMLDALDRAAAMGIVHRTEKGLDMTIGESGMKLSGGERQRIAIARALIRNPRLLIFDEATSALDSLTEDEITDTVKEVSRSSERITILIAHRLSTILHANTIFVLEKGRIVEAGDHETLVANKGLYYAMWRQQIGER, from the coding sequence ATGGAAATTCTTTGGACGTATTTAAAACCTTACCGATGGCTCATTTTTCTCTCCCTGCTCCTGGCCGGATTGGCGCAGGTGCTGAGCCTGGTGGACCCGATCATTTTCGGAAAGATCATCGATGAGTATGCGCTGCAGCAGGACACCAGAACCCAGGAAGAACTGATCTCCGGGGCGCTGACCCTGCTGGCGCTGGCCGTCGCGGTGGCGTTGGGGGCGAGACTGGCGAAAGCGATCCAGGAATACGTCGTGCGGCTGGTGGTGCAGAAATTCGGCATGCAGATCTTCAACGACGGGCTGCGGCAGACACTCCGTCTTTCCTACCGGGAATTCATGAGTCAGCGCAGCGGCGAAACGCTGTCGATTCTGCAAAAAGTGCGGACGGATACGGAGCGATTCATCAACGCGTTCATCAACATCCTGTTCTCCTCGCTGGTGGGCGTCGGATTCCTTGTCTGGTATTCGATCACCCGGCACTGGGCGCTGGTGCCGGTCTTCGTCATCGGTATTCTCGTGCTGGGCGGACTCACGGGACTGCTGAGCAGCAAGATCAAGGCGCTCCAGCGCAGCATCAACCGGGAGACCAACAAAATGTCAGGCGTGATTACCGAGTCGCTGCGAAACATCGAGCTGGTGAAGAGCCTGGGGCTAACCTTTCAGGAAATTCGCCGGCTGCGCGAGCATACCCGGCAGATCTTCAGCCTGGAAATGACAAAAGTTCGCCGGGTGCGGACGCTGTCGTTCATGCAAGGCGCGACGCTGAGCCTGCTCAAGCAGTCCATTCTGTTCATTCTGCTATGGCTTATCTTCAGGAAACTGCTGGCGCCCGGAGAGCTCATTGCCATGCAGGCCATCACCGCCCAGATCTTCATGCCGCTTCAGGATCTGGGTAACATCATCCTCTTTTACCGGGAAGCCGACGCCTCCCTGCAAACCTATGATGCGCTCATGCATCGGCCCGTTGAGACCAATCCGGAAACGCCCATCGAGACGGGCCCCATCCAGCATCTTCGTTTCGAGCAGGTGATTTTCCGTCATCAGGGCTCCGGCACCAACGCCATCGACAACATCTCCCTCGAAGCCAAGGCGGGCGACACCATTGCGTTTGTCGGCCCCTCGGGGTCCGGAAAATCAACCCTGGTGAAACTGCTGGTGGGCTTGTACAAGCCGGTGGAGGGGCAGATCTATTACAACGGCATTTCCACCCAGGACATCCGTTTCAACCCGGTGCGGCGGCAGTTCGGTCTCGTGACGCAGGAGACCCAGCTTTTCTCCGGCACGTTGCGGGACAACCTGTCCTTCGTGAAGCCCGACGCCACGGAGGCGGAAATGCTGGACGCCCTGGACAGGGCCGCTGCGATGGGGATCGTGCACCGGACGGAGAAAGGTCTGGACATGACCATCGGCGAAAGCGGCATGAAGCTCTCGGGCGGCGAACGACAGAGGATTGCCATCGCCCGCGCCCTGATCCGCAACCCGCGCCTGCTCATCTTTGACGAAGCCACCTCGGCCCTGGATTCCCTCACCGAAGACGAAATCACCGACACCGTGAAGGAAGTCTCCCGCTCCAGCGAACGCATCACGATCCTGATCGCCCACCGCCTTTCGACGATCCTGCACGCCAACACCATCTTTGTGCTGGAAAAAGGCCGGATCGTGGAAGCGGGCGACCATGAGACGCTGGTGGCGAACAAAGGCCTCTATTACGCGATGTGGCGGCAGCAGATTGGCGAACGGTGA
- a CDS encoding peptidase S24 has protein sequence MTSETRISAKTLALFAAALAALGAGAAPVHAQPAPARTPIERNEPPAPSRSTQPAIQLDQQDQLASSNDATPLGANVTGIRLLGPDESPDPQPPAGITVGAIAGASVANLQSALTPFLGKPLSRKLISDAQAAVAKVYRDSGYPFVSITLPPHDATGGTFQLRVVEFRLGKVAVGGADDSTDEKLARDLRVSGGDRIDARRLEEDLDWLNRNPYRQVQGVFAAGDELGTSNLQLTVSEQKPWQIFGGYSNTGTSSTGKDRYYVGAAGVLRPLNNTLVSYQFTGSNDFWKHPSGISLGDDRPRYLSHSGRITIPTLPRQAIEIAPNFVAQTTESSQLGGLFQTHTESDTWEIPVLYRTALSNLFPGHYLGDLTVGVEYKHSTRDSHIEFAGLPIDGKSDVDVFQIVLGWAHELRDRHGATSFDLRLKGSPGGVPGNNDDEDFATYTGGRVDNATYLYAALDASRVTTLPGGVNWVIQFSGVLAGDPLPDTEQIALGGYYAVRGYTLDDGAVDTGFSLRNELRLPSVSLVSSWRDSLSPYLFVDYGWGEQKDTGQDDVKLFSVGGGADYRAGKHLSMGAAVGFAMKDAAITDKGDATFHFRVSLSY, from the coding sequence ATGACCTCCGAAACACGCATTTCCGCGAAGACGCTCGCGCTCTTCGCCGCCGCCCTGGCCGCGCTCGGCGCTGGCGCCGCGCCGGTCCACGCCCAGCCTGCGCCGGCACGCACACCCATCGAGCGTAACGAGCCGCCGGCTCCGTCGCGCAGCACACAGCCGGCCATCCAGCTCGACCAGCAGGACCAGCTTGCCAGCTCGAACGATGCCACGCCGCTCGGAGCCAACGTCACCGGCATCCGGCTGCTCGGCCCGGACGAGAGCCCCGATCCGCAACCGCCCGCCGGCATCACGGTTGGCGCCATCGCCGGTGCTTCCGTTGCCAATCTGCAATCCGCACTCACGCCTTTTCTCGGAAAACCGCTCTCGCGCAAACTCATCAGCGACGCGCAGGCCGCCGTCGCCAAGGTGTACCGGGATTCGGGATACCCGTTCGTATCGATCACGCTCCCGCCACACGACGCCACCGGCGGCACGTTCCAGCTTCGCGTGGTCGAGTTCCGTCTCGGCAAGGTCGCCGTTGGCGGCGCCGATGACAGCACCGATGAAAAACTCGCCCGCGACCTGCGCGTGAGCGGCGGCGACCGGATCGACGCCCGCCGCCTCGAAGAGGACCTCGACTGGCTCAACCGCAACCCGTACCGGCAGGTGCAGGGCGTCTTCGCCGCCGGCGACGAACTCGGCACGAGCAATCTCCAGCTCACTGTCAGCGAACAAAAACCCTGGCAAATTTTTGGCGGTTACTCGAACACCGGCACCTCCTCGACCGGCAAGGACCGCTACTACGTCGGCGCGGCCGGCGTGCTCCGCCCGCTCAACAACACGCTGGTCTCGTACCAGTTCACCGGCAGCAACGATTTCTGGAAGCATCCGTCGGGCATCTCGCTCGGCGACGACCGCCCGCGCTACCTGAGCCATTCGGGACGGATCACGATCCCGACGCTCCCGCGCCAGGCGATCGAGATCGCCCCCAACTTCGTCGCCCAGACCACCGAAAGTTCGCAGCTTGGCGGCCTCTTCCAGACGCACACCGAGAGCGACACCTGGGAAATCCCCGTGCTCTACCGCACGGCGCTCTCGAACCTTTTCCCCGGCCACTACCTCGGCGATCTGACCGTGGGTGTCGAATACAAGCACAGCACGCGCGACTCGCACATCGAGTTTGCCGGGCTGCCCATCGATGGAAAATCCGACGTGGATGTATTCCAGATCGTGCTCGGCTGGGCTCACGAACTGCGCGACCGGCACGGGGCGACCAGTTTTGACCTGCGGCTGAAGGGCAGCCCCGGCGGCGTGCCCGGCAACAACGACGACGAGGATTTTGCCACCTACACCGGCGGCCGGGTGGACAACGCGACTTACCTGTATGCGGCGCTCGACGCCTCCCGGGTGACGACCCTGCCCGGCGGGGTCAACTGGGTGATCCAGTTCAGCGGCGTGCTCGCGGGTGATCCGTTGCCGGATACCGAGCAGATCGCGCTCGGCGGTTATTACGCCGTGCGCGGCTACACGCTCGACGACGGTGCGGTGGACACGGGCTTCTCGCTGCGCAACGAACTGCGCCTGCCCTCCGTCAGCCTCGTCTCCTCCTGGCGCGACAGTCTTTCTCCGTATCTGTTCGTCGACTACGGCTGGGGCGAACAGAAGGATACCGGGCAGGACGACGTCAAGCTGTTCAGTGTCGGCGGCGGCGCGGACTACCGGGCAGGAAAGCACCTCTCGATGGGCGCGGCGGTCGGCTTTGCGATGAAGGACGCCGCCATCACCGACAAGGGCGACGCCACCTTCCACTTCCGGGTGTCGCTCAGTTATTGA
- a CDS encoding heme-binding protein, producing the protein MLTEKQESILDYMREVQAERSIPPSTREIQKHFGYESQNAVMNHLRALARKGQIEQIDGRTWGLRARIVQGQLFTVPVYGTIPAGMPAMQEQEAGENIRIDPALFGVGRPGSRKLWALRVSGDSMTGAHILDGDLAILERREPRAGDIVAALVDETTTTLKRLVYRDGQAVLHPENKRYRDIVPENGLECQGVLVGVIRRTQTGTAIAA; encoded by the coding sequence ATGCTCACCGAAAAACAGGAATCCATTCTCGACTACATGCGTGAAGTGCAGGCCGAACGCAGCATCCCGCCCAGCACCCGGGAGATCCAGAAACACTTCGGCTACGAGAGCCAGAACGCGGTCATGAATCACCTCCGCGCCCTCGCCCGCAAGGGGCAGATCGAGCAGATCGACGGACGAACCTGGGGCCTCCGCGCCCGAATCGTGCAGGGACAGCTTTTTACCGTGCCGGTTTACGGCACCATTCCTGCCGGCATGCCGGCCATGCAGGAACAGGAAGCCGGTGAAAACATCCGGATCGATCCCGCGCTTTTCGGCGTCGGCAGGCCCGGGAGCCGGAAATTGTGGGCCTTGCGGGTCAGCGGCGACTCGATGACCGGTGCCCACATTCTCGATGGCGACCTCGCCATTCTCGAACGCCGCGAACCGCGGGCGGGCGACATCGTCGCCGCGCTCGTGGACGAGACGACCACCACGCTCAAGCGACTCGTTTACCGGGACGGGCAGGCGGTCCTGCACCCGGAAAACAAACGTTACAGGGACATCGTTCCGGAGAACGGCCTCGAATGCCAGGGCGTTCTCGTCGGCGTCATCCGCCGCACGCAGACCGGCACGGCCATCGCGGCCTGA
- a CDS encoding transporter: MKTRHFFPLAAFAVLFATHATLRAEEPVAPVAFDTVVADIVARNPELAFYEAEIAAARAGRRSAGRWADPELSVEAGRKRVHDAGGSLADEGTAWSVSITQTIEWPGRLALRKSIANRQIDLAELGLAHFRAALLARARILTYELVAASAKSAATEEVAARYQTLRELFLARDPAGITPLLETRVIEAQELALKRRATEARLAAQAALVELNQLRGAPVETPLRSADASIVFQTPPDLDRLLAAARENNYDFRSKRIELEQQGLEVSLARNERYPAISISPFYSQEKAGERETVFGLGVSVPLPLSGRTRAGTDIAEARRRQAETLLLVAQREMERDVIIAFHALTAKLAATSEWRPDTVDKFREAAELADRHYRLGAVPLATYLELQTACLEAVEAFLDTKKETLEAAQQLELLTGWPTPFVTLSAASAQ, encoded by the coding sequence ATGAAGACCCGTCATTTTTTTCCATTGGCCGCTTTCGCAGTCCTCTTCGCAACGCACGCCACCCTGCGCGCCGAAGAGCCCGTCGCACCCGTCGCCTTCGACACGGTTGTGGCGGACATCGTCGCGAGAAATCCCGAACTGGCCTTCTATGAGGCCGAGATTGCCGCGGCCAGAGCCGGCCGGCGGTCGGCCGGACGATGGGCCGATCCCGAACTATCGGTGGAAGCCGGGCGCAAACGCGTTCACGACGCGGGCGGCTCGCTGGCCGACGAAGGCACCGCATGGTCGGTCTCCATCACCCAGACCATCGAGTGGCCGGGTCGGCTCGCCCTGCGCAAGAGCATTGCCAACCGCCAGATCGATCTGGCGGAACTCGGCCTGGCCCACTTCCGCGCCGCGCTGCTGGCGCGGGCGCGCATCCTCACCTACGAACTCGTGGCCGCGTCCGCGAAATCGGCCGCCACCGAAGAAGTCGCCGCGCGGTATCAGACGCTGCGCGAACTGTTTCTCGCGCGCGATCCCGCCGGCATCACCCCCTTGCTGGAAACCCGCGTGATCGAGGCGCAGGAACTGGCCCTGAAACGTCGCGCCACCGAAGCCCGGCTCGCCGCCCAAGCCGCCCTGGTGGAACTCAACCAGCTCCGCGGCGCCCCCGTCGAAACGCCTCTGCGCAGTGCCGATGCCAGCATCGTGTTTCAAACGCCCCCCGATCTCGACCGGCTGCTGGCGGCGGCCCGGGAAAACAACTACGACTTCCGCAGCAAGCGCATCGAACTCGAACAGCAGGGACTGGAAGTCTCGCTCGCCCGCAATGAAAGGTATCCGGCCATATCGATCAGCCCCTTTTATTCCCAGGAGAAAGCGGGCGAACGCGAAACGGTCTTCGGCCTCGGCGTGTCCGTTCCGCTTCCGCTGAGCGGTCGCACCCGCGCCGGCACCGACATCGCGGAAGCGCGCCGCCGGCAGGCGGAGACGCTCCTGCTGGTGGCACAGCGCGAGATGGAACGCGATGTCATCATCGCGTTCCATGCGCTGACGGCCAAACTCGCGGCGACCTCGGAGTGGCGGCCCGACACGGTGGACAAGTTCCGCGAAGCCGCCGAACTCGCCGACCGGCACTACCGGCTCGGCGCGGTGCCGCTCGCGACCTACCTCGAACTCCAGACCGCCTGTCTCGAAGCCGTCGAAGCCTTCCTCGACACGAAGAAGGAAACCCTCGAAGCCGCCCAACAACTCGAACTGCTCACCGGCTGGCCCACGCCGTTTGTCACGCTTTCGGCCGCCTCTGCCCAATGA
- a CDS encoding cation transporter: MILKIVDSSLRQRSIVLLATLILIAIGVWSALRLPIDSVPDITNPQVLVNTGVPAFAPEEIEKLVTRPIENEMTGLPGMIEMRSLSKFGLSQVRLTFEDGVDIYRIRQLVSERLVGVTEELPPGLQPRLAPISTALGEIFYYTVEFTVDAPDKPATRAEQLQELRQIQEYVIGPLLRGTPGIAEVNTSGGYERQIVVMPDLARLASIGLTVGELADKIRENTENVGGGYVEIGGEQVVIRGNSRVNTPGEIAEISLKFAGLPEPLLVKDVARVAIGSGYRTGAATVNGAEAVIGGALMLADGNSRVVADDVAASLDRIQGKLPPGVEIRPLYNRSDLVNRTLHTVEKNLFEGAVLVVAVLFALLGNLRAAFIVALAIPLSMLLALTGMVQSRVSGNLMSLGAIDFGLIIDGAVVMVENIVRHLAHKQRDLGRELSARERFNEVRYSAREVANPMFFGVLIIAVVYVPILALTGIEGKMFRPMALTVIFALVGSLVLALTLMPVLCSYLLRGKIRERDNWLVRFFKAIYTPLLAFALRLRWLVVGAAVLLFGSSLWLFTKLGAEFIPQLDEGTMLLQFIRSGSAGINASVELQEKSEKVLLEKFPEIDRIFGLIGTAEIAVDPMGPNLCDSYIEFKPRDQWRKTDGRPVTKQQLIGLMRRELAIHAPGQTFLFTQPIQMRFNEMMAGVRADIAIKIFGDDFPTLERLATEIRDLIRQIPGSGDVEFDSFGLSPILEITPDRAALRRYNLQAGDMNQAIASALAGDEAGSVVEGNRQFPIVVRLTETERGDIAVMKNIPVRTDEGGLLALGQVARFEMVEQVGAVTRESGQRRAAILINLRGRDVEGFVQEAMARLRAEVNFPPGYYAEFGGQFENLQKARARLAIIVPMALLFIFVLIFMSFGSVRQAALIFVCVPLAVTGGVFALWLRDMPFTISAGVGFIALSGIAVLNGIMLISFINQLRREGRNVRDAVVEGTLTRLRPKLMTALVASLGFVPMALATGAGAEVQRPLATVVIGGIITSTFLTLVVLPILYDWMEARGRRSPTTNP; the protein is encoded by the coding sequence ATGATTCTCAAAATCGTCGATTCGTCGCTCCGGCAGCGCTCCATTGTCCTGCTGGCCACGCTCATCCTGATCGCGATCGGAGTCTGGTCGGCCCTGCGACTGCCCATCGATTCGGTGCCCGACATCACCAACCCCCAGGTGCTGGTGAACACCGGCGTGCCCGCGTTCGCTCCCGAGGAAATCGAAAAACTCGTCACCCGGCCCATCGAAAACGAGATGACCGGCCTGCCCGGCATGATCGAAATGCGCTCGCTCTCGAAGTTCGGCCTCTCCCAGGTGCGCCTGACCTTCGAGGACGGCGTGGACATCTATCGCATCCGCCAGCTCGTCAGCGAACGCCTGGTCGGCGTCACCGAGGAACTGCCCCCCGGCCTGCAACCCCGCCTCGCCCCCATCAGCACCGCCCTGGGCGAAATCTTTTACTACACCGTCGAGTTCACGGTGGATGCTCCGGACAAACCGGCGACCCGCGCGGAGCAATTGCAGGAACTGCGGCAAATCCAGGAATACGTCATCGGCCCATTGCTCCGCGGCACGCCCGGTATCGCCGAAGTCAACACGAGCGGCGGTTACGAACGCCAGATCGTCGTCATGCCCGACCTCGCCCGCCTGGCGAGCATCGGCCTGACCGTCGGGGAACTCGCCGACAAGATTCGAGAGAACACCGAAAACGTCGGCGGCGGCTACGTCGAAATCGGCGGCGAGCAGGTCGTCATCCGCGGTAACAGCCGGGTGAATACGCCCGGCGAAATAGCGGAGATCTCGCTGAAATTCGCCGGACTGCCGGAGCCGCTCCTCGTGAAGGATGTCGCCCGGGTGGCCATCGGTTCGGGCTACCGGACGGGCGCGGCCACCGTAAACGGAGCCGAGGCCGTCATCGGCGGCGCGCTCATGCTCGCCGACGGCAACAGCCGGGTCGTCGCCGACGATGTCGCCGCCAGCCTCGACCGGATTCAGGGAAAACTGCCTCCCGGTGTCGAAATCCGGCCGCTCTACAACCGCTCCGACCTCGTGAACCGGACCCTCCACACCGTGGAGAAAAACCTCTTCGAAGGCGCGGTGCTCGTGGTGGCCGTGCTCTTCGCCCTGCTCGGCAACCTGCGCGCGGCCTTCATCGTGGCGCTGGCCATCCCGCTCTCGATGTTGCTCGCGCTCACCGGCATGGTGCAGAGCCGCGTGTCGGGAAACCTGATGAGCCTCGGTGCGATCGACTTCGGCCTGATCATCGACGGCGCCGTGGTCATGGTCGAAAACATCGTCCGGCACCTCGCGCACAAACAACGCGATCTGGGCCGCGAGCTGAGCGCCCGGGAGCGCTTCAATGAAGTGCGCTATTCGGCCAGGGAAGTGGCCAACCCCATGTTCTTCGGCGTGCTCATCATCGCCGTGGTCTATGTGCCGATCCTGGCGCTCACCGGCATCGAAGGGAAGATGTTCCGCCCCATGGCGCTGACCGTGATCTTCGCCCTCGTCGGCTCCCTCGTCCTCGCGCTCACGCTCATGCCCGTGCTCTGCTCGTATCTCCTGCGCGGGAAAATCCGCGAACGCGACAACTGGCTCGTCCGCTTCTTCAAGGCGATCTATACCCCGCTGCTCGCCTTTGCCCTCCGCCTGCGCTGGCTGGTCGTGGGCGCGGCCGTGCTGCTCTTCGGCTCCTCGCTTTGGCTCTTCACAAAGCTCGGAGCCGAGTTCATTCCCCAGCTAGACGAAGGCACGATGCTGCTCCAGTTCATCCGCAGCGGCAGCGCGGGAATCAACGCCTCGGTCGAACTCCAGGAGAAGTCCGAAAAAGTGCTCCTGGAGAAATTCCCCGAGATCGACCGCATCTTCGGCCTGATCGGCACCGCCGAAATCGCGGTGGACCCGATGGGGCCCAACCTCTGCGACAGCTACATCGAGTTCAAGCCACGCGACCAGTGGCGCAAGACCGACGGACGCCCCGTCACCAAGCAGCAACTGATCGGCCTCATGCGGCGCGAACTCGCCATCCACGCCCCCGGCCAGACCTTCCTGTTCACGCAGCCGATCCAGATGCGTTTCAACGAAATGATGGCGGGCGTCCGCGCCGACATCGCGATCAAGATTTTCGGCGACGACTTCCCCACGCTGGAACGCCTCGCGACCGAGATTCGAGACCTGATCCGGCAGATCCCCGGCAGCGGCGACGTTGAGTTCGACTCCTTCGGCCTGTCGCCGATTTTGGAGATCACCCCGGACCGCGCCGCCCTGCGCCGCTACAATCTTCAGGCGGGCGACATGAATCAGGCCATCGCCTCCGCGCTGGCGGGGGACGAGGCGGGTTCGGTGGTCGAGGGAAACCGGCAGTTCCCCATCGTCGTCCGACTCACGGAAACGGAACGCGGTGACATCGCGGTCATGAAAAACATCCCCGTGCGCACCGACGAGGGCGGCTTGCTCGCGCTCGGGCAGGTCGCCCGGTTCGAGATGGTCGAGCAAGTCGGCGCCGTCACCCGCGAGTCCGGACAGCGGCGGGCCGCGATCCTCATCAACCTGCGCGGCCGCGACGTCGAAGGATTCGTCCAGGAAGCCATGGCGCGTCTCCGCGCCGAGGTGAACTTTCCACCGGGCTATTACGCGGAGTTCGGCGGGCAGTTCGAAAACCTGCAAAAGGCGCGGGCGCGGCTCGCGATCATCGTGCCGATGGCGCTGCTCTTCATCTTCGTGCTCATCTTCATGAGCTTTGGCAGCGTCCGGCAGGCCGCGCTGATTTTCGTCTGCGTGCCGCTGGCGGTGACCGGAGGTGTATTCGCACTCTGGCTACGCGACATGCCTTTCACGATCAGTGCGGGGGTCGGCTTCATCGCCCTGAGCGGCATCGCCGTGCTCAATGGCATCATGCTGATCAGTTTCATCAACCAGCTCCGCCGCGAAGGCCGGAATGTGCGTGACGCCGTGGTGGAAGGGACGCTCACCCGCCTGCGCCCGAAGCTGATGACGGCCCTGGTTGCCTCGCTCGGTTTTGTGCCGATGGCGCTGGCCACCGGAGCCGGTGCCGAAGTGCAGCGACCGCTGGCGACCGTCGTGATCGGCGGCATCATCACCTCAACTTTCCTGACCCTCGTCGTGCTGCCCATCCTCTACGACTGGATGGAAGCGCGCGGGCGTCGTTCTCCCACCACCAACCCATGA